The Mucilaginibacter gracilis genomic interval TCGGGTCGGCAAGGGCAATGATACCGTTTTCATCAAATGTCTTTATCGCCTGGTTTGAAATGTTTAGTACACCAGCCAATTGGTCTATAGTATCTTCGTCGATTTCTTCTTTTGACTCTAACAAGGAAATTCGTTTTTGTGTCCAGGGGATACCAAGCATCACTGCAAGTGCGTCTTGCTTCAAGCCACGCAGTTCGCGAAAGCGTTTAATATTTCGCCCTTGATGAATCTGTTTTACGTTTTCTGTGGTCATGTTATAAAGCATCGACGTCCGCGGGTAAATGTAAAGGCGGATTTGTGTTATAGGGTGGGCG includes:
- a CDS encoding helix-turn-helix domain-containing protein translates to MTTENVKQIHQGRNIKRFRELRGLKQDALAVMLGIPWTQKRISLLESKEEIDEDTIDQLAGVLNISNQAIKTFDENGIIALADPTHGEPRHFDPMKRLIELYEENKILYERLLASEQEKIALLKRMG